AGGTTATCGGTGCAGTCCAGCACCAGGTCGATGCCCAGCGCAGGTAACTGCGCCTGCAGCCACGCCGCGTCCGCCATTCGGCTGTGGGCGTGAATCCGGATCTCAGGGTTGGCTGCGGTTAATTGCTGGGCGGCAACCTGGGCCTTATCTTTATCACGGTGGTTGGTTTTGTAGAGCACCTGACGCTGCAAATTGGAAAGCTCCACCCGGTCGCCGTCCACCAGATGCAGCTCGCCAATGCCTGCCGCTGCGAGGTACAACGCGGCGGGGCTTCCCAAACCGCCGAGCCCCACAATCATGACTTTTGCTCCGGCAAGTTTTTGCTGGCCGGCTTCTCCGACCTGGGGCAGCATAATCTGGCGGCTGTAGCGCTGCAGCTGTTTACGGCTCAACATGACGGCACTCCGGTCAGGGGGACTCCAGTACAGCCTGCAATTGTGCCACAGCTTCCCGGTAATCCGGTGCTTCGGTGATCGCCGTGACCACGGCGATGCTCCCCACCCCGC
The nucleotide sequence above comes from Microbulbifer salipaludis. Encoded proteins:
- a CDS encoding HesA/MoeB/ThiF family protein, giving the protein MLSRKQLQRYSRQIMLPQVGEAGQQKLAGAKVMIVGLGGLGSPAALYLAAAGIGELHLVDGDRVELSNLQRQVLYKTNHRDKDKAQVAAQQLTAANPEIRIHAHSRMADAAWLQAQLPALGIDLVLDCTDNLEIRYVINRVCRALRVPVVMASVRGFSGQLVSFDFREAGGPCYACLFPPQQRDNDLPEVENCSTVGVIGPALGMMGSAQALEAIKLLVGLPLSSLNRLQLFEAERLEWRALALPVNGDCPVCATE